Proteins encoded in a region of the Cydia splendana chromosome 19, ilCydSple1.2, whole genome shotgun sequence genome:
- the LOC134800278 gene encoding squamous cell carcinoma antigen recognized by T-cells 3-like produces the protein MAIVEDEVRNESEEENEIEVVVEEDDAEQDSDESDDDDDEEVLERKVAELEQRISEDPYNYDEHIELIQALWGLSELDRWRAAFDRLQQMFVLKDVHWLLRIQTEETLAHSPEAKEQLVELFRQASLDCYYIPILTERCSWSLGAGADSARTHLEDVLWLAGPDPLSGKLFWDAKRELEKAQLESITADDPDYKKQRERTLYCLEETVSRPLLNGEEAWAQFQELASAMHGQDYVDKVKKQHDAATEYLQKITPYEDKLLTMENPEEKCKVYEEYIEKVKELSYEEKYADCDSDGILKVLYDRATSECINCEGAYNLLVAWARHSARHASRATQSRVLSTCTRRRPRRATFWLLAMQDAEHEGKGVDEVKTIFETALSKGMESYKQAESLWLGYLECLRRATAFDNEPDVERLRRTFRLAWDSLAEAWGEEANDCEVPLYWARLEYNRMKDPKQGKEIFEEIFKYGENKTMSKYWEAYINLESHRQPSLSENKLRELHRRALRFVTDYPPAAARLWTDYERDYGQLATATECQHLCEAKLKEWRESYQAMKDKMTNQKKGNKQPQNKKGKFDKKKKEEDKPKKGKRKSDESAQDSEVKRKKDSSMEVDEKAKEGESGALKRSHDDDSSEGVDNKRQRTENAKSAPRVSGTEACTLFVSNLDYNVNEKNLREKLSEYGEVVSLRVRAGVKAFGGSICYCQYSTSEAVDEAVKHDRTPLDGRPMFLSRYSASKTKGSFKYATTVEKNKLFVRNLPFSHCTRERLEEIFDKYGKLSDIRVVTFKDGKPKGLAYVDYEDEKSAAEAVEKTNGMLIADRNIEVAVSAPPPRADAKPALLGQPKRDTGGGMRRTQLSSFIPSVLQKPIPSTSTSAASGSNGANGHASERPLSNSDFRSLLLKK, from the exons ATGGCTATTGTAGAGGACGAAGTACGCAACGAATCGGAGGAGGAGAATGAGATAGAGGTCGTGGTAGAAGAGGATGACGCAGAACAAGACTCGGATGAATCCGAC GATGACGATGATGAGGAAGTGTTGGAGAGAAAAGTTGCAGAATTGGAGCAAAGGATTTCTGAGGATCCCTACAACTATGATGAGCATATTGAACTGATCCAGGCTTTATG GGGACTCTCCGAGCTGGACCGCTGGCGTGCGGCGTTCGACCGACTCCAACAGATGTTCGTTCTAAAGGACGTCCATTGGCTCCTTCGGATCCAGACCGAGGAGACGTTAGCACACTCGCCTGAAGCTAAGGAGCAACTGGTCGAGCTGTTCAGGCAGGCTTCGTTGGATTGCTATT ACATCCCAATCCTAACGGAGCGGTGCTCCTGGTCACTCGGCGCGGGCGCGGACTCTGCTCGGACCCACCTTGAAGATGTCCTGTGGCTGGCCGGTCCTGATCCTCTCTCCGGGAAGCTGTTCTGGGACGCTAAGAGGGAGTTGGAGAAGGCGCAGCTTGAATCTATAAC CGCCGATGACCCCGACTACAAGAAACAGCGCGAGCGAACCCTATACTGCCTCGAGGAGACCGTCTCCCGACCCCTGCTGAATGGAGAAGAAGCCTGGGCTCAGTTCCAAGAGCTTGCCTCCGCGATGCACGGCCAAGACTACGTTGACAAG GTCAAGAAGCAACACGATGCAGCTACAGAGTATTTACAGAAGATTACACCTTATGAGGATAAACTTTTGACTATGGA GAATCCTGAAGAAAAGTGTAAAGTGTATGAGGAATACATAGAGAAAGTGAAAGAGTTGTCATATGAAGAGAAGTACGCGGATTGTGATAGCGATGGAATACTCAAG GTGCTATACGACCGCGCTACATCCGAATGCATCAACTGCGAGGGTGCCTACAACCTACTGGTCGCGTGGGCGCGACACTCGGCGCGGCACGCCAGTCGTGCGACTCAGTCGCGCGTTTTATCCACGTGCACGCGCCGCCGGCCGCGCCGGGCCACCTTCTGGCTGCTTGCTATGCAAGACGCGGAGCATGAGGGCAAGGGGGTTGATGAG GTGAAGACAATTTTCGAAACAGCCCTATCCAAAGGCATGGAATCGTACAAGCAAGCCGAGTCCCTCTGGCTGGGCTACCTCGAATGCCTGCGTCGCGCCACCGCCTTCGACAACGAGCCCGACGTGGAGCGCCTGCGACGCACCTTCCGGCTAGCCTGGGACTCTCTCGCCGAG GCGTGGGGCGAAGAGGCGAACGACTGCGAGGTGCCGCTGTACTGGGCGCGGTTGGAGTACAACCGGATGAAGGACCCCAAGCAGGGCAAGGAGATCTTCGAGGAAATATTCA AATACGGCGAAAACAAAACCATGTCTAAATACTGGGAGGCGTACATCAACCTAGAATCCCACCGCCAACCCTCCCTCTCTGAGAACAAACTGCGCGAGCTGCACCGGCGGGCGCTGCGCTTCGTGACCGACTACCCGCCCGCTGCCGCCCGGCTCTGGACCGACTACGAGCGCGACTACGGCCAGCTGGCCACCGCCACCGAGTGTCAACACTTGTGTGAG GCAAAACTAAAAGAATGGCGGGAAAGCTACCAAGCAATGAAAGACAAAATGACCAACCAAAAGAAAGGAAACAAACAGCCACAGAATAAAAAAGGTAAATTCGATAAAAAGAAGAAAGAGGAAGATAAACCAAAGAAAGGGAAGAGGAAATCTGACGAGAGCGCGCAAGATAGCGAGGTTAAGAGGAAAAAGGACAGCAGTATGGAAGTCGATGAGAAGGCGAAGGAAGGGGAGAGTGGTGCTTTAAAACGATCTCATGATGATGATAGCAGTGAAG GTGTTGATAATAAGCGGCAGCGGACAGAAAACGCGAAAAGTGCGCCGAGAGTTAGCGGCACCGAGGCTTGCACTCTCTTCGTTAGCAATCTAGATTACAA TGTAAACGAGAAGAATCTCCGTGAGAAGTTATCAGAATACGGCGAGGTGGTGTCGCTGCGAGTGCGCGCCGGCGTTAAAGCTTTCGGCGGTTCCATCTGCTACTGCCAGTATTCCACATCA GAGGCAGTAGACGAAGCGGTAAAACATGACCGCACTCCCCTAGACGGACGACCGATGTTCCTCTCCCGCTACTCGGCGTCCAAAACGAAAGGCTCCTTCAAGTACGCCACGACGGTCGAGAAGAATAAACTGTTCGTGCGCAACCTGCCGTTCTCGCACTGCACGCGCGAGCGGCTCGAGGAGATATTCGATAAATACGGGAAACTTAGCGATATTCGAGTTGTCACGTTCAA AGACGGGAAACCAAAAGGCCTAGCGTACGTCGACTACGAAGACGAAAAGAGCGCGGCCGAAGCGGTAGAGAAAACCAACGGCATGCTAATAGCTGACCGCAATATCGAGGTGGCcgtcagcgcgccgccgccacgcGCCGACGCCAAGCCGGCGCTGCTGGGGCAGCCTAAACGGGACACGGGAGGGGGAAT GCGACGGACGCAACTTAGCAGCTTCATCCCCAGCGTCCTGCAAAAGCCAATACCCTCAACGTCCACGTCGGCGGCGAGCGGCTCCAACGGCGCCAACGGCCACGCGAGCGAGCGTCCGCTCAGCAACAGCGACTTTAGGTCTTTGCTGCTTAAGAAGTAG